Proteins encoded by one window of Tubulanus polymorphus chromosome 7, tnTubPoly1.2, whole genome shotgun sequence:
- the LOC141908629 gene encoding uncharacterized protein LOC141908629 isoform X4, translating into MATRFNYSDFVWNLYSIMAERRDLFMWDGAESTAAAVAAAAVQHSNHNMSASAGQNSSRNGIPEWLSSRPVTSEPSGLSSGRGINANTDWRGIPSRNNHHEPTTPTSTASSSSPVSYHQSAVKQNVIQGFGGPSIGGRSAGELSSQCQPSTPNSFSPPASALTNNNNQLVVPQPLKPATKTKRSYQCKMCDQMFESKSDLLVHSHQVHKQDPKPYKCVTCAKCFANSSYLSQHARIHSGIKPYQCNFCERRFTQLSHLQQHRRTHTGEKPYRCQHPGCGKAFTQLSNLQTHSRSHMTDKPYRCNSCYKCFADEQGLRDHIPKHAETKHLKTHICHICGKSYTQETYLSRHMSKHNMDGNVPRIRIPKAEMLPSPTSPDLMSPLRSPLIKQEPGTYDDSCCNTPKPMMIDNMNGKPNSAFMPISSHPMSQANMVNNGLPPTSFPFTPPSLPQSSPIGPSLPHISCVTSPRYFPYDPVNSQRQQESIERDFHQRDFHQPSRDKMIANSLLSLQHIKNYSSFTQCNGTGNTV; encoded by the exons agtacagcagcagcagtggcaGCTGCCGCTGTGCAGCATAGTAACCATAACATGTCTGCATCAGCCGGTCAAAATTCATCAA ggAATGGTATACCTGAATGGTTGTCATCTCGGCCTGTCACATCAGAACCATCAGGATTGAGCTCTGGTCGCGGTATAAATGCTAACACAG ATTGGCGGGGTATTCCTTCGAGAAATAATCATCATG AACCTACGACACCGACGAGTACAGCTTCGTCGTCATCACCGGTTAGCTATCACCAGTCAGCAGTGAAACAAAACGTCATCCAAGGATTCGGCGGCCCTTCGATCGGTGGTCGGTCAGCCGGCGAATTGTCGTCTCAATGTCAGCCTTCGACGCCGAATTCGTTCAGTCCGCCGGCGTCAGCCCTCACGAACAACAACAACCAGTTAGTCGTGCCACAGCCATTGAAACCAGCGACAAAAACTAAACGATCTTATCAGTGTAAAATGTGTGATCAG ATGTTTGAGTCCAAGTCCGACTTACTGGTCCATTCCCACCAAGTCCACAAACAAGACCCAAAGCCTTACAAGTGCGTAACATGCGCGAAATGCTTCGCGAATTCGTCTTACTTATCGCAACACGCCCGCATTCACAGCGGTATTAAACCCTATCAGTGTAACTTCTGTGAACGGCGTTTTACGCAGTTATCTCACCTTCAACAGCATCGTCGTACACATACCGGGGAAAAACCGTATCGTTGTCAGCATCCTGGCTGCGGCAAGGCGTTCACTCAACTATCGAATTTACAAACTCATTCTCGCAGTCACATGACCGATAAACCGTATCGGTGTAACTCGTGTTATAAGTGTTTCGCCGACGAGCAAGGTCTACGCGATCATATCCCGAAACACGCCGAAACCAAACaccttaaaactcacattTGTCACATTTGCGGAAAGTCTTACACGCAGGAAACGTACCTCAGTCGTCACATGTCGAAGCACAACATGGACGGAAACGTGCCACGTATTCGCATCCCGAAAGCCGAGATGTTACCGTCTCCGACGTCTCCCGATCTGATGTCTCCTCTGAGATCGCCGCTCATCAAACAAGAACCGGGTACGTACGACGATAGTTGTTGCAACACGCCGAAACCGATGATGATCGACAATATGAACGGCAAACCGAATTCGGCGTTCATGCCCATTTCATCTCATCCGATGAGCCAAGCGAACATGGTGAATAACGGGTTGCCGCCGACCAGTTTCCCGTTTACTCCTCCGTCGCTGCCTCAGAGCTCGCCGATCGGACCGTCTTTACCGCATATATCATGCGTGACGTCGCCGCGGTATTTTCCGTATGATCCGGTGAATTCTCAACGACAACAAGAGTCGATCGAACGCGATTTCCATCAGCGCGACTTTCACCAGCCGTCGCGTGACAAGATGATCGCTAACAGTCTGTTGAGTTTGCAGCATATCAAGAATTATTCGTCGTTTACGCAATGTAACGGTACCGGAAATACCGTTTAA